A region from the Streptomyces tsukubensis genome encodes:
- a CDS encoding TIR-like protein FxsC has product MSETAQRTADHRPYFFLSYAHTPRYGAGGPDPDMWVERLFRDLCGHVMAMTNLPAGAPAGFMDREIRSGEGWSERLGDVLANCRVFVPLFSPRYFASEMCGKEWYAFAQRAIYHQAKSNRPAEAIVPALWVPMPPEQLPGPAERLQFNHRAFGDRYVTDGLYGLIKLRIFAEEYEAAVYELAKRIVAVADSTRVTPGSPVDYRHAPSAFGRPGGPRPMHLTVAAPTHHDLPEGRAPDYYGKLSQDWNPYHPDSARPLAFMAQDLVRSLDYQATVSSFDHETLPDPTQPPARPEILVIDRWALVDDRRCSRLAAFDATPRPWVTVVVPWNRDDPQSRHSEAELAERLERTMPHAMNHGRPACRAAARGVFSIEAFGQILPQVVEASAQEYLRHAEVYPPAPPPGAARGERPRLRGPMADYGTTQYVPDTLRGTAPDAEDTDDSQS; this is encoded by the coding sequence GTGTCGGAAACAGCGCAACGTACGGCGGACCATCGGCCGTACTTCTTCTTGAGTTATGCACACACACCGCGGTACGGGGCGGGGGGCCCCGACCCGGACATGTGGGTGGAGCGGCTCTTTCGCGATCTCTGCGGTCATGTGATGGCGATGACCAATCTGCCCGCCGGTGCTCCGGCAGGCTTCATGGACCGAGAGATCCGCTCGGGTGAGGGCTGGTCCGAACGGCTGGGCGATGTACTGGCGAACTGCCGGGTGTTCGTCCCGCTCTTCTCGCCCCGCTATTTCGCCAGTGAGATGTGTGGAAAGGAGTGGTACGCATTCGCTCAGCGGGCGATCTACCACCAGGCGAAGAGCAACCGCCCGGCCGAGGCGATCGTGCCCGCACTCTGGGTTCCGATGCCGCCCGAACAGCTACCGGGCCCGGCCGAACGGCTTCAGTTCAACCACCGCGCCTTCGGGGACCGTTATGTGACCGACGGGCTCTACGGCCTGATCAAACTCAGGATATTCGCCGAGGAGTACGAGGCCGCGGTCTATGAACTCGCCAAGCGCATTGTCGCCGTCGCCGATTCCACCCGTGTCACTCCCGGCAGCCCCGTCGACTACCGTCATGCGCCCAGCGCCTTCGGCCGACCCGGCGGACCGCGGCCCATGCACCTCACCGTGGCCGCCCCCACCCATCACGACCTCCCCGAGGGCCGCGCCCCGGACTACTACGGAAAACTGTCCCAGGACTGGAATCCGTACCATCCGGACTCCGCACGGCCCCTGGCCTTCATGGCCCAGGACCTGGTCCGTTCCCTCGACTACCAGGCGACGGTCTCCTCCTTCGACCACGAGACGCTGCCCGATCCGACGCAGCCGCCCGCCCGGCCGGAGATCCTGGTGATCGACCGCTGGGCGCTCGTCGACGACCGGCGCTGCAGTCGGCTGGCCGCCTTCGACGCCACCCCCCGCCCCTGGGTCACGGTGGTCGTCCCCTGGAACCGCGACGATCCCCAGAGCCGCCACTCCGAGGCGGAACTCGCCGAACGGCTGGAACGGACCATGCCCCATGCGATGAACCACGGCCGGCCCGCCTGCCGGGCGGCTGCCCGGGGCGTCTTCAGCATCGAAGCCTTCGGCCAGATCCTGCCCCAGGTCGTGGAGGCCTCGGCGCAGGAGTATCTGCGCCATGCGGAGGTCTATCCACCCGCACCACCTCCCGGGGCCGCCCGCGGCGAACGCCCCAGGCTCCGCGGCCCCATGGCCGACTACGGCACCACCCAGTACGTCCCGGACACGTTGCGTGGAACTGCCCCCGATGCGGAGGACACGGATGACAGCCAGTCGTGA
- a CDS encoding aminoglycoside N(3)-acetyltransferase — translation MPDPGLTGELTALGVEPGAILLVHAALRNTGLAADALRDALVDALGPGGTLVLPAFTPANSTTSRAHLDRIDGMSAEQVRDFRERMPAFDPAVTPSEGMGRLAESVRTASGAVRSAHPQTSFAALGGRAAELLAHHPLTSHLGWDSPLGALHRAGARVLMINVDFSACTAFHLAEYHPSAPRRPYSCVVRQPDGGKKWTTYEDVVLDDTEFDTIGADLPPRLVRTGQLGGARARLFPIKEAVRHADRWMSEKRR, via the coding sequence GTGCCTGATCCCGGTCTCACCGGGGAACTGACCGCACTCGGCGTCGAACCGGGGGCGATCCTGCTGGTCCACGCCGCCCTCCGGAACACCGGACTGGCCGCCGACGCCCTGCGGGACGCCCTCGTCGACGCCCTCGGCCCCGGTGGAACCCTGGTCCTCCCCGCCTTCACCCCGGCGAACTCCACCACCTCCCGGGCCCATCTGGACCGGATCGACGGTATGTCGGCCGAACAGGTACGGGACTTCAGGGAGCGGATGCCGGCCTTCGATCCGGCCGTCACCCCCAGTGAGGGAATGGGCAGACTGGCCGAGTCCGTACGTACCGCATCCGGCGCGGTCCGCAGCGCCCATCCGCAGACCTCGTTCGCCGCACTCGGCGGCCGGGCCGCCGAACTCCTCGCCCACCATCCCCTCACCTCCCATCTGGGCTGGGACTCTCCCCTCGGTGCCCTGCACAGGGCCGGGGCCCGGGTATTGATGATCAACGTCGATTTCTCGGCGTGCACCGCCTTCCATCTCGCCGAGTACCACCCGAGTGCACCCCGCAGGCCCTACTCCTGTGTGGTTCGGCAGCCCGATGGGGGTAAGAAATGGACAACGTACGAAGATGTCGTCCTGGACGACACGGAATTTGACACGATCGGTGCTGATCTCCCTCCCCGGCTGGTACGGACGGGGCAGTTGGGAGGGGCCCGGGCCCGGTTGTTCCCGATCAAGGAAGCGGTTCGCCATGCGGACCGCTGGATGTCTGAAAAGCGGCGTTGA
- the fxsBH gene encoding radical SAM/SPASM protein FxsBH, inactivated beta-hydroxylase extension form: MTGPLVPFREIVLKVHSRCDLACDHCYIYEHADQSWRTRPKAISDEAITWTALRLAEHAKNHALPSVSVILHGGEPLLAGPARLRRVCEELTRALDGIAELDLRIHTNGLQLSPRYLDLFAEFGLKVGISLDGDRAANDRHRRFADGRTSHPLVLKAVELLRQERYRHLYLGLLCTVDVANDPVAVYDALAELAPPRIDFLLPHATWDQPPARPDGSPTAYADWLLTVFDRWDADGRPVPVRLFESVFSTLAGGPSLTESLGLAPTDLVVVETDGALEQVDSLKSAYEGAAATGFDVLRHSFDEVAAHPGVRARQLGLASVSDTCQDCPVVRSCGGGLYTHRYRTANEFDNTSVYCADLEALIRGVEQRIGGELVPLAITEPGALLADDQDLTRMLSGTLTGELAGAGGPGWDEAWELLLALDESGDVLDRLWGHPYTRNWLTDTLAALRGGQPDAVALAGRLPAYLAAACVRDGSGPAVRVPCDGGVLRLPALGELTLGGTAEAVVRPDGDGFLVETADRPPVRIPLHGAGAPGWRAVRTVGGHDGVPLLLLDDLDPYRDCHGAPAAARLGDDEIAAWDRLLAGAWPLLRTAAPRQAAETAASLTTLTPLAAAAVPGPRRPGLPETGGPAYGALGLALPATPEAFAAELLEGMRRAKLRALHRVGGLLAQDGQWHHTSPWAPAPVPASVLLEEVYVRIGLAALDPGAATGTGTALETLARAPELTAAGHALLAGLRAERQAHRDGREPAAGEGGGRA, from the coding sequence ATGACAGGACCGCTGGTCCCATTCCGCGAGATCGTCCTCAAGGTGCACAGTCGGTGCGATCTCGCCTGCGACCACTGCTATATCTACGAACACGCTGATCAGAGCTGGCGAACCCGCCCGAAGGCAATCTCTGACGAAGCGATTACCTGGACAGCTCTGCGACTGGCCGAGCATGCCAAAAATCATGCCCTGCCCTCCGTGTCAGTGATCCTGCACGGAGGGGAGCCACTGCTGGCGGGGCCCGCGCGACTGCGCCGCGTCTGCGAGGAACTGACCCGGGCGCTGGACGGCATCGCCGAACTGGATCTCCGTATCCACACCAACGGCTTACAGCTGAGCCCCCGGTATCTCGACCTCTTCGCCGAGTTCGGCCTCAAGGTCGGGATCTCCCTCGACGGCGACCGCGCCGCCAATGACCGGCACCGCCGTTTCGCCGACGGCCGCACCAGCCACCCCCTCGTACTGAAGGCCGTGGAACTGCTCCGCCAGGAGCGCTACCGCCATCTGTACCTCGGTCTCCTGTGCACCGTCGATGTGGCCAACGACCCCGTCGCCGTCTACGACGCGCTGGCCGAACTGGCGCCGCCGCGGATCGACTTCCTGCTGCCGCACGCGACCTGGGACCAGCCCCCGGCCCGCCCGGACGGATCGCCCACCGCCTACGCCGACTGGCTGCTGACGGTCTTCGACCGCTGGGACGCCGACGGCCGTCCGGTCCCCGTCCGGCTCTTCGAATCGGTGTTCTCCACCCTCGCGGGCGGTCCCAGCCTCACCGAATCCCTCGGCCTGGCCCCCACCGATCTGGTGGTCGTGGAGACCGACGGAGCCCTGGAGCAGGTCGACTCCCTCAAGAGCGCCTACGAAGGTGCCGCGGCGACCGGATTCGACGTACTGCGGCACTCCTTCGACGAGGTCGCCGCCCATCCCGGCGTCCGGGCCCGCCAGCTCGGGCTCGCCTCGGTGAGCGACACCTGCCAGGACTGCCCCGTGGTGCGCTCCTGCGGCGGCGGGCTCTACACCCACCGCTACCGCACGGCGAACGAGTTCGACAACACGTCCGTCTACTGCGCCGACCTCGAAGCCCTGATCCGCGGCGTCGAACAGCGCATCGGCGGGGAGCTGGTCCCCCTCGCGATCACCGAGCCGGGCGCCCTCCTCGCCGACGACCAGGACCTCACCCGGATGCTCAGCGGAACCCTCACCGGCGAACTCGCCGGAGCCGGCGGGCCCGGCTGGGACGAGGCCTGGGAGCTGCTGCTCGCGCTCGACGAGAGCGGCGACGTACTCGACCGGCTCTGGGGCCATCCGTACACCCGGAACTGGCTGACGGACACCCTCGCCGCGCTGCGCGGGGGACAGCCGGACGCCGTGGCGCTCGCCGGGAGGCTGCCCGCCTACCTGGCCGCCGCCTGCGTCCGCGACGGTTCGGGCCCCGCGGTGCGGGTGCCCTGCGACGGCGGGGTGCTGCGGCTGCCCGCCCTCGGGGAGCTGACGCTCGGCGGGACGGCCGAAGCGGTCGTACGCCCGGACGGCGACGGCTTCCTGGTGGAGACCGCGGACCGGCCACCAGTACGGATCCCGCTGCACGGAGCGGGAGCCCCGGGCTGGCGGGCCGTGCGGACCGTCGGCGGACACGACGGCGTCCCCCTGCTGCTCCTGGACGACCTCGACCCCTACCGCGACTGCCACGGAGCCCCCGCCGCGGCCCGGCTCGGGGACGACGAGATCGCGGCCTGGGACCGGCTGCTCGCCGGGGCCTGGCCGCTGCTGCGCACCGCCGCGCCCCGGCAGGCGGCGGAGACGGCCGCTTCCCTCACCACCCTCACCCCCCTGGCGGCCGCCGCGGTGCCGGGCCCGCGCCGGCCCGGCCTCCCGGAGACCGGCGGTCCGGCCTACGGAGCGCTCGGCCTCGCCCTGCCGGCCACGCCGGAGGCCTTCGCGGCGGAGCTGCTGGAGGGGATGCGGCGCGCCAAACTCCGCGCCCTGCACCGGGTGGGCGGGCTGCTCGCCCAGGACGGCCAGTGGCACCACACCTCGCCGTGGGCCCCGGCTCCCGTACCCGCCTCCGTTCTGCTGGAAGAGGTGTACGTACGCATCGGGCTCGCCGCCCTCGACCCCGGAGCGGCGACCGGGACCGGGACCGCCCTGGAGACCCTGGCGCGGGCACCGGAGCTCACCGCCGCCGGGCACGCCCTGCTGGCCGGGCTCCGCGCCGAACGGCAGGCACACCGGGACGGACGGGAACCGGCCGCGGGAGAGGGCGGCGGGCGTGCCTGA
- a CDS encoding DUF4231 domain-containing protein, producing the protein MSGNPGPADGIVFRNTDLPALFHHTDAVAITRQREAIGSVRRQLLLLVVGAAAAALPAWKLGDTIQLAGLISALAYAGVLAIGIRASRSGAKSHWQLNRSAAEYIKSMCWRYSVHGTPFDARSGDPDELFAQRLEEGLRELSKVGWQDPRADLPEVASGELVTPAMRRLREQPFGLRRETYVRDRLIEQRNWYHRSAESSRRVALVWSGTLAVLTLLALGLSLLHTFSVAGSVDALGTLSAAAAACLAWSEIRRRRPLIAAHSLVEEDLAAMHSAMETSVTEAQWPSAVYETERIVSPQHTDWLVRHRS; encoded by the coding sequence ATGTCCGGCAATCCCGGCCCGGCGGACGGCATCGTGTTCCGCAATACCGATCTACCTGCGCTTTTCCATCACACGGATGCCGTGGCCATCACCCGCCAGCGCGAGGCGATCGGCTCCGTACGCCGGCAGCTCCTGCTGCTCGTGGTGGGCGCAGCGGCCGCCGCGCTCCCCGCCTGGAAGCTCGGTGACACGATCCAACTGGCAGGCTTGATCAGCGCGTTGGCGTACGCGGGGGTGCTGGCGATCGGCATCCGCGCGTCGCGCAGCGGTGCGAAGTCCCACTGGCAGCTGAACCGCTCGGCCGCCGAGTACATCAAGTCGATGTGCTGGCGGTATTCCGTGCATGGAACACCTTTTGACGCACGCTCCGGCGACCCGGACGAATTGTTCGCCCAGCGACTCGAAGAAGGACTCCGGGAGCTGTCCAAAGTGGGCTGGCAGGATCCCCGGGCGGACCTTCCCGAGGTGGCCTCGGGAGAACTCGTCACCCCCGCCATGCGGAGGCTGCGGGAGCAGCCGTTCGGGCTGCGCCGGGAAACCTACGTCCGCGACCGGCTGATCGAACAGCGGAACTGGTACCACCGCAGTGCGGAGAGTTCGCGGCGGGTGGCCCTGGTGTGGTCGGGCACGCTCGCGGTCCTCACTCTGCTGGCGCTCGGCCTCTCCCTGCTGCACACGTTCTCCGTCGCCGGTTCGGTCGATGCTCTGGGCACGCTCTCCGCCGCGGCGGCTGCCTGTCTGGCCTGGAGCGAGATCCGCCGCCGCCGGCCGCTGATCGCCGCGCACTCACTGGTGGAGGAGGACCTCGCGGCGATGCACTCGGCGATGGAGACCTCGGTGACGGAGGCGCAGTGGCCTTCGGCGGTGTACGAGACCGAGCGGATCGTGTCCCCCCAGCACACCGACTGGCTGGTCCGGCACCGCAGTTGA
- a CDS encoding DUF1684 domain-containing protein, which produces MAGHVQHTGTGDGPSDEARAAAEWQLWHERRTAVVSGPYGPLALTGTHWLDDHPDGRIPGLPGRWTAEGDAVRLTGADGDGLTLDGAPFTGEARLTADHGPIGEARAGHGERRFPVLHREGLWAVRDFDPGAPARRAFAGIEATAYDARWALPGRYVPYPERTGLRVRNADGVERGLGLDGEIVFELGGAERTLRVAVEDDGSLWAVFSDPTGTATGADPDGGNSSYRFRFLRPRPPAADGTVTVDFNRALLPPCAFADHFICPFPPPGNTLPVPVTAGERRATTR; this is translated from the coding sequence ATGGCCGGTCACGTACAGCACACCGGGACCGGTGACGGTCCGTCCGACGAGGCCCGCGCGGCGGCGGAGTGGCAGCTCTGGCACGAACGCCGCACCGCGGTCGTCTCCGGTCCCTACGGACCGCTCGCCCTCACCGGCACCCACTGGCTGGACGACCATCCGGACGGACGGATCCCCGGTCTTCCCGGGCGGTGGACCGCCGAGGGCGATGCGGTACGGCTCACCGGGGCCGACGGCGACGGGCTGACCCTCGACGGCGCCCCGTTCACCGGGGAGGCACGGCTCACCGCCGACCACGGGCCCATCGGGGAAGCCCGGGCCGGCCACGGCGAGCGCCGGTTTCCGGTGCTGCACCGCGAAGGGCTCTGGGCGGTACGCGACTTCGATCCCGGCGCCCCCGCCCGGCGGGCCTTCGCCGGAATCGAGGCGACGGCGTACGACGCCCGCTGGGCGCTGCCCGGACGCTACGTCCCCTATCCGGAGCGGACCGGACTGCGGGTGCGGAACGCGGACGGCGTGGAGCGGGGCCTCGGCCTCGACGGGGAGATCGTCTTCGAACTCGGCGGCGCCGAGCGGACCCTGCGGGTCGCGGTCGAGGACGACGGCTCCCTGTGGGCCGTGTTCAGCGACCCCACCGGCACCGCCACCGGCGCCGACCCGGACGGCGGGAACAGCAGCTACCGCTTCCGCTTCCTGCGCCCCCGCCCCCCGGCGGCGGACGGCACCGTCACGGTCGACTTCAACCGCGCCCTGCTCCCGCCCTGCGCCTTCGCCGATCACTTCATCTGCCCGTTTCCGCCGCCGGGCAACACCCTGCCGGTGCCGGTGACGGCGGGGGAGCGGCGCGCGACGACCCGATGA
- a CDS encoding DUF5685 family protein → MFGIVRPCAHRLTEGLRVEWMAHLCGLCLALRADHGQLARVVTNYDGLIISVLTEAQSERAPGARRTAGPCPLRGMRTAPVARGEGARLAAAVSLVLASAKVRDHVTDRDGLLARRPLAAAARRVAAGWDRAGTRTGSALGFDTAVLLDAVDRQAGLEASAGPGTSLLTVTEPTETATAAAFAHTAVLAGRPGNTVPLAEAGRFFGRLAHLLDAVEDQEQDAASGAWNPLTATGTSRAEARRLADDAVHGVRLALREAEFTDHRLVHVLLAHELAVAVDRTFGTVSCTHRHEGRAAAPGSGPGTGNPYGGGGLYGGRLSEGSGNGGGSPDGGGGLYGGRLSGGSGSGGGGRGDGDPPPGPGGAPGPGGRPGPRSFLGGCGAALLVCGTCQPCCRESWEGPWSRRRRKGLDGNCCELCNCCECSCCCPCDG, encoded by the coding sequence TTGTTCGGAATTGTCAGGCCTTGTGCCCACCGTTTGACCGAGGGGCTCAGAGTCGAGTGGATGGCGCATCTGTGCGGGCTCTGCCTCGCACTCCGCGCCGATCACGGGCAGCTCGCCCGGGTGGTGACCAACTACGACGGGTTGATCATCTCGGTTCTGACGGAGGCTCAGTCCGAACGTGCGCCCGGCGCGCGCCGTACTGCGGGGCCCTGCCCGCTGCGCGGTATGCGCACCGCTCCGGTGGCCCGGGGCGAGGGGGCGAGGCTGGCCGCGGCCGTCTCCCTGGTGCTGGCATCGGCGAAGGTACGCGACCATGTCACCGACCGGGACGGCCTGCTGGCCCGCCGTCCGCTGGCCGCCGCCGCCCGCCGGGTGGCCGCGGGCTGGGACCGGGCCGGCACCCGCACCGGGTCCGCGCTGGGCTTCGACACCGCGGTGCTGCTCGACGCCGTCGACCGGCAGGCCGGGCTGGAGGCGTCCGCCGGGCCGGGGACCTCCCTGCTCACCGTCACCGAGCCCACCGAGACGGCCACCGCGGCCGCCTTCGCCCACACCGCCGTCCTCGCCGGACGGCCGGGCAACACCGTGCCGCTGGCCGAGGCCGGGAGGTTCTTCGGCCGGCTCGCCCATCTGCTGGACGCCGTCGAGGACCAGGAGCAGGACGCGGCATCGGGCGCCTGGAACCCGCTGACCGCGACCGGCACCTCGCGGGCCGAGGCCCGCAGGCTCGCCGACGACGCGGTGCACGGCGTACGGCTGGCCCTGCGCGAAGCCGAGTTCACCGACCACCGGCTGGTCCATGTGCTGCTCGCCCACGAACTCGCGGTGGCGGTGGACCGGACCTTCGGGACCGTCTCCTGTACGCACCGCCACGAGGGACGGGCCGCGGCGCCCGGCTCCGGGCCGGGCACCGGGAACCCGTACGGCGGGGGAGGCCTGTACGGCGGGCGCCTGAGTGAGGGCTCCGGAAACGGCGGGGGGAGTCCGGACGGTGGGGGAGGCCTGTACGGCGGGCGCCTGAGTGGGGGCTCCGGAAGCGGTGGCGGCGGACGGGGGGACGGCGACCCGCCACCCGGACCGGGCGGCGCCCCGGGCCCCGGCGGCCGCCCCGGGCCCCGCAGCTTCCTCGGCGGCTGTGGGGCCGCCCTCCTGGTCTGCGGCACCTGTCAGCCCTGCTGCCGCGAGAGCTGGGAGGGCCCTTGGTCCCGCAGAAGACGCAAGGGTCTCGACGGAAACTGCTGCGAGCTCTGCAACTGCTGCGAATGCAGCTGCTGCTGCCCCTGCGACGGCTGA
- a CDS encoding cell division protein SepF — MGSVRKASAWLGLVEDHDDRYYADGYDGEYAESPETGEVWATDPRVRVASESVAQDDSRRIATVSPTCFRDARGIGELFRDGVPVIINLTSLESADAKRVVDFAAGLTFGLRGSIDRIATRVFLLSPSDTRVVNGEGPGRAQDGFFNQS; from the coding sequence ATGGGATCTGTTCGCAAGGCGAGCGCCTGGCTGGGCCTCGTCGAGGACCACGACGACCGCTACTACGCCGACGGCTACGACGGCGAGTACGCCGAGAGCCCCGAGACCGGCGAGGTCTGGGCCACCGACCCGCGGGTCAGAGTCGCCTCCGAATCCGTTGCCCAGGACGACAGCCGCCGGATCGCGACCGTCTCCCCCACCTGCTTCCGGGACGCCCGGGGCATCGGCGAGCTGTTCCGTGACGGCGTCCCCGTGATCATCAATCTGACATCGCTGGAGTCCGCCGACGCCAAGCGCGTGGTGGACTTCGCCGCCGGTCTGACCTTCGGCCTGCGGGGGTCCATCGACCGGATCGCGACCCGGGTCTTCCTGCTGAGCCCCTCGGACACCCGCGTCGTCAACGGCGAGGGACCGGGCCGGGCCCAGGACGGCTTCTTCAACCAGAGCTGA
- a CDS encoding acyl-CoA dehydrogenase family protein, producing MTVPAKPAPFDPDDPLGLDELLAPDELGVRDTMREWAAARILPHIAEWYEQGRLPGIRELARELGSIGALGMTLTGYGCTGASAVQYGLACLELEAADSGIRSLVSVQGSLAMYAIHRYGSEEQRERWLPGMAAGEIIGCFGLTEPDQGSDPAGMRTRARRDGSDWVLDGRKMWITNGSVAGVAVVWAGTDEGIRGFLVPAGTPGFTAPEIHHKWSLRASVTSELVLDGVRLPADAVLPGADGLRAPLGCLNHARYGIVWGSMGAARSSFAAALAYSRTREQFGRPIGGFQLTQAKLADMAVELHKGLLLAHHLGRRMDAGRLRPEQVSFGKLNNVREAIEICRTARTILGANGISLEYPVMRHATNLESVLTYEGTVEMHQLVLGKALTGQDAFR from the coding sequence ATGACCGTCCCCGCGAAGCCCGCGCCCTTCGACCCGGACGACCCCCTGGGCCTCGACGAACTGCTCGCCCCCGACGAACTGGGCGTCCGGGACACCATGCGGGAGTGGGCGGCCGCGCGGATCCTGCCGCATATCGCCGAGTGGTACGAGCAGGGGCGGCTGCCCGGCATCCGCGAACTGGCCCGGGAGCTGGGTTCGATCGGCGCTCTCGGGATGACCCTCACCGGCTACGGCTGTACGGGCGCGAGCGCCGTGCAGTACGGACTCGCCTGTCTCGAACTGGAGGCCGCCGACTCCGGTATCCGCTCCCTGGTCTCCGTCCAGGGGTCGCTCGCCATGTACGCGATCCACCGCTACGGCTCCGAGGAGCAGCGGGAGCGCTGGCTGCCCGGAATGGCGGCCGGGGAGATCATCGGCTGCTTCGGGCTCACCGAACCGGACCAGGGCTCCGACCCGGCCGGAATGCGCACCCGGGCCCGGCGGGACGGCTCCGACTGGGTGCTCGACGGCCGCAAGATGTGGATCACCAACGGCTCCGTCGCGGGGGTGGCCGTCGTCTGGGCGGGTACGGACGAGGGGATCCGGGGCTTCCTCGTACCGGCCGGGACACCGGGTTTCACGGCCCCGGAGATCCACCACAAATGGTCGCTGCGGGCCAGTGTCACCAGCGAGCTGGTGCTCGACGGGGTGCGACTGCCCGCCGATGCGGTGCTGCCGGGGGCGGACGGGCTGCGCGCACCGCTGGGCTGTCTCAACCACGCCCGCTACGGCATCGTCTGGGGCTCGATGGGCGCGGCCCGGTCGAGTTTCGCCGCCGCGCTCGCGTACTCCCGTACCCGGGAGCAGTTCGGCCGGCCCATCGGCGGCTTCCAGCTCACCCAGGCCAAGCTGGCCGATATGGCGGTGGAGCTGCACAAGGGGCTCCTGCTCGCCCATCATCTGGGGCGCCGGATGGACGCGGGACGGCTCCGGCCCGAGCAGGTCAGCTTCGGGAAGCTCAACAACGTCCGCGAGGCCATCGAGATCTGCCGCACCGCGCGCACGATCCTCGGGGCGAACGGCATCTCGCTGGAGTATCCGGTGATGCGGCACGCGACCAATCTGGAGTCCGTGCTCACCTACGAGGGCACGGTGGAGATGCACCAGCTCGTGCTGGGGAAGGCGCTCACCGGGCAGGACGCCTTCCGGTGA
- a CDS encoding MFS transporter, whose amino-acid sequence MAGTTGAVARLRAADGGADRWVVLLVLCVSLLLVAVDATVLHVAVPAVTEDLRPTGVELLWIVDAYPLVCAALLILFGTLGDRVGRRRVLLIGYGIFGAASALAAYADTPAMLIGARVLLGVGGAMIMPATLSVLRSVFPDRRERATAIGIWTAVAAVGAATGPVLGGFLIEHFWWGSVFLINIPLMALILPLGARLLPESRGDLEGPWDVLGALMAAGGVLGMVLGVKRLGVGHDPFDPATVLPLLAGAALLVFFTRRQRRLRHPLIDVRMFAAPAFSTSVGCIVLCMLALVGLELIAVQYLQLVLGLSPLETGLRLLPLTFAAMAAGATGSYTLRRIGPRLMAGGGFVLTAGAVLLLTLMGEHDRPLLLTAGFVLLGFGLQTTLFAAYESMLSEAPQDHAGGAAAIGETSYQLGAGMGIALLGSVMNAAYATGFGGLPGVPRAAADDAAHSLGEAQQVADRLGGAAGELLRSTARDSFVRGLHVTLLVSAALLLIGALAALRLPRTMCSEESAETACPEPDREPGEHPTTAHRTRAASVPPSRGPGREVAHRS is encoded by the coding sequence ATGGCAGGGACGACCGGTGCCGTGGCGCGACTGCGCGCCGCGGACGGCGGAGCAGACCGCTGGGTCGTCCTGCTGGTCCTCTGCGTCAGCCTGCTGCTGGTCGCCGTCGACGCGACCGTGCTCCATGTCGCCGTTCCGGCCGTCACCGAGGACCTCCGCCCCACCGGTGTCGAACTACTGTGGATCGTCGACGCCTATCCGCTGGTCTGCGCCGCGCTCCTGATCCTCTTCGGCACCCTCGGCGACCGCGTCGGCCGGCGGCGGGTCCTGCTCATCGGCTACGGGATCTTCGGCGCGGCCTCCGCGCTCGCCGCCTACGCCGACACCCCCGCCATGCTGATCGGGGCCCGGGTCCTGCTGGGCGTCGGCGGCGCGATGATCATGCCGGCCACGCTCTCCGTCCTCCGGTCCGTCTTCCCCGACCGGCGGGAGCGGGCCACCGCCATCGGTATCTGGACGGCGGTCGCCGCGGTGGGCGCGGCGACCGGCCCCGTCCTCGGCGGCTTTCTGATCGAACACTTCTGGTGGGGTTCGGTCTTCCTGATCAACATCCCGCTGATGGCGCTGATCCTGCCGCTGGGCGCCAGGCTGCTGCCGGAGTCCCGGGGCGACCTCGAAGGCCCCTGGGACGTCCTGGGTGCGCTGATGGCCGCGGGCGGTGTGCTCGGGATGGTCCTCGGAGTGAAGCGGCTCGGGGTCGGCCACGACCCCTTCGACCCCGCCACCGTGCTCCCGCTGCTGGCCGGTGCCGCCCTGCTGGTGTTCTTCACCCGGCGGCAGCGGCGCCTGCGCCATCCGCTGATCGACGTCCGGATGTTCGCCGCGCCCGCCTTCTCCACCTCCGTCGGCTGCATCGTGCTGTGCATGCTGGCGCTGGTCGGCCTCGAACTCATCGCCGTCCAGTACCTCCAGCTCGTGCTCGGGCTGAGCCCGCTGGAGACCGGGCTGCGGCTGCTGCCGCTGACCTTCGCGGCGATGGCGGCGGGCGCCACCGGCTCGTACACCCTGCGGCGGATCGGCCCGCGGCTGATGGCGGGCGGCGGTTTCGTGCTGACCGCCGGAGCGGTGCTGCTGCTGACGCTCATGGGCGAGCACGACCGTCCCCTCCTGCTCACCGCCGGATTCGTCCTGCTCGGATTCGGACTCCAGACGACCCTCTTCGCCGCCTACGAGTCGATGCTCAGCGAAGCGCCCCAGGACCATGCGGGCGGCGCGGCCGCCATCGGGGAGACCTCGTACCAGCTCGGTGCCGGGATGGGCATCGCCCTGCTGGGCAGCGTGATGAACGCCGCGTACGCCACCGGTTTCGGCGGGCTCCCCGGAGTGCCCCGGGCCGCCGCCGACGATGCGGCGCACTCCCTGGGCGAGGCCCAGCAGGTCGCAGACCGGCTCGGCGGTGCCGCGGGGGAGCTGCTGCGGTCCACCGCCCGGGACTCCTTCGTCCGCGGACTGCATGTGACGCTCCTGGTCAGCGCGGCGCTGCTGCTGATCGGCGCACTGGCCGCGCTCCGGCTGCCGAGGACCATGTGCAGCGAGGAGAGCGCGGAGACCGCCTGCCCGGAGCCCGACCGCGAGCCGGGTGAGCACCCCACGACCGCCCATCGCACCCGCGCGGCCTCCGTGCCGCCGAGCCGGGGCCCGGGCCGCGAGGTGGCGCACCGGAGCTGA